The Rosa chinensis cultivar Old Blush chromosome 7, RchiOBHm-V2, whole genome shotgun sequence DNA segment GAAAATCACACCACCAAAGAACAGGTTAAGCTCGAAGCTCTtgcaaaagaaatagaaaatagaTTGTAAGGCATCAAAAATGACTTGCCTGGCTTCCAAACAATTTACTTGCGTGGGTTTGCAGGCTCAAACATGACTTTCTTAGAGACCTTTGAAGTCAAAATAAATACCACAATTAAAAGGTGACAATACTGGTAAAACAGCAAGTCCAAGCATATCCTTGTCATTCATTAGTCTAGATAAGTGATTAGTACTGCAATTTTTCCAGACTATACTGGATGACGCTGTAGTTGCTTCTGTGCAACTTTTAGGGGATTTACAATCTACCATTCATACAAAAACCATTTCTACAAATCCCTGGAATTCCAAATGCTGTAGTACATCTTACTTAGGATTCCTAAGAACTATAATCACAGAATCACCACGGAGGAACATCTTGCTGATGAATCTATCTTTGTTAACCGGTTGTGCTTTCTTCTTGCCCTTTCCAGTTTTTGGGACCTGCATATAGATACATGGATCAACACAGATGATTGGCGAAAATGAATGACCAGATTGTATAGATAGAAAACATAGAAATAAGAGTTATGAAAAATACCTCGGTCCACATCTCCTTAACATTCTCAAGGACCATGTTGCAATGTCTATCAAAAGCCCTCACACGGCCAAGAAGCTTCCTGTTATTACGACAATTGATGAGGACCTGCTTGCACAATGAGAACCAAATTGAATTAGAAATATAATCGAGACAAGTGATGAAAAGAATACTAATATTTAACCATATATTACCTGAGTGTTATTTTTGACACTCATCATCAGAACTGAAAGTGGTCCAGTATTGAACTCCTCTTCCTCATTCTTGGAACCCTGAAGCAGTTAATTTGAATTAGAACCAGATGGCTATATAGGGATAGAAGCCATGATAAAGTTGACAATGAGAACCTAAATCAAGAATCACAACTTTCCTAGAAAAAACCAACTGAAGTGCAAAAATATCTCAACTAGGTTACAAGAAACACCATCAATGTCCTcaaaatacaattttttttacaGTGAAAACAGTGAAGCATCACTCAATACAATTGAAAATAGTAAATTAAGAAGTTGATTTCATATTAGCATCTGAGAAAATTAGCTCAAGGTGTGGCAAAACAACATTTAGTAGAATTAGCTCAAGGAAAGTATAACTT contains these protein-coding regions:
- the LOC112177145 gene encoding small nuclear ribonucleoprotein Sm D2; its protein translation is MSRPMEEDGSKNEEEEFNTGPLSVLMMSVKNNTQVLINCRNNRKLLGRVRAFDRHCNMVLENVKEMWTEVPKTGKGKKKAQPVNKDRFISKMFLRGDSVIIVLRNPK